CCGCGTTATAACATCACCTTTTTTAAAATTTTTGACTTTTTTCCCCCGTTCTATCACCTTACCTATACCCTCATGCCCTAAAATTACCGGGTACCTAACATTATGATAGGGATCATTATGAACGATATGGAAATCAGTGGCGCCGCACACCGAAGCCGCCAGTGTTTCGCACAAAACATCATAATCTCCGACAACCGGATCTGGCACGTCCTTGACAACAACTTCGCCTGGGGATTGTACAACTACGGCTTTCATATAAAATCCATTATCATTCGCGCGCGGCTATCCCAGGTATACTGCTTGACTGATTCGCGCGCCGCGCGCGGCAAATGTTTAATCTGATCCGGGTTGCGCATAACTCGATTAACTGAACGGGCGAGATCATCCGGACTATCCGGCTCGCATAACAGCGCATTTTTATTGTGTGCTAAATACGGGGTAAAACTGGCGATACTACTGGCTACAATAGGCACTCCAGACGCCATGTACTCAAACAGCTTAATGGGTGTGGTGTACTTCTGCGAGCGCTCCTCGTGCGCGGTATTAGGGAGTAGGAGCACATCAGCTGATTTTATAAATCGTATCACCTCCTTATGCGGCGTGAATGAGCGGAGGTACGTATTTGAAATACTGCATTCTTTGACGTACTGCGCTACTTTCGCGTAATCCTCTTTGGTGCCCCCTATCAAGACCACGGCAGCGCGAATGTCCTTGGCCGCATCCACAATCGTGTACACCCCTTTCCAACTATAGAAATGGCCAACGTACAGCGCGACCGGCATTCCAGGTTTGATTCCAAACTCCCGGTTCCAGAGTGATGCGTCCCGACTCACCGCATCGAACTCCGCGATATCAACACCATTCGGAGCACATACGTACGATGCTTCTGGAATATCCATTGCGCGGTACTCATCAACCAACCCCCTTGCAACCACTACTTTTTTAGGGATGCGCTTTAAAAAAAACTCGTACAATTCCTTAAATCGACTTTTCGGCTGATGATCTTCATATACAATCTGCTTCCCGGCGAGCGCCAGGAGAAAACTTGCAGTAATGTCGCGAGAGTATACGGTTCCGCGCCAGAACAGGCCGCAGAAAAACGCAACAAGCGCAAACCATACTCGCTGAAGCGGAAAATAGAGCGATTCACTTACGTACTGCAAAAGGCGGACAACATCCGGCACGCGCGCGATGCTCATCAATCCGTCCTGAATATTGTAAAAATCCGCGATATTTGTTTTTATGTGGTTCTTCCGGCTCGGAATCAATAATCTGACCGTACACCCTGCCCGCACGAGGGCTTCGATGGTTTTCGCAATCTGCAGACCATGCGCCTTTTCCGTGGGCATCCGCGAATTAGTGATATAGAGCAGGCGCATACGACCCCTTACTGCGGCCACTTGTTGATGACATCCACAGCCCGCTTTTTAATTTTCATATATATATCTTCGGACTTCCTTTCTAATTCAGGTGATATGAGGCGCAAAATTTCCTTGCCCATAATACGATACTGTCCGCCGACCTTGTTGGCACGTAAAATTCCCCGTTTTAGTAGGCGTTTTACCGTACTTTCGCTAATCTTAAGCAAATCCTGGGCCTCCTGGGTCGTATAAACCGCATTTTCTTTGATTTCTTGAACCATATTGTGGATAACTATAGTGATATACCAATACTACCAAAAGTGTCAAAAAGTGTCAAAAGGTGTCATTGTTAATAAAAAATATCAAACAAAAAACCAATTATACTTAGTGTCCAGACAGCCCTATTGCCGACACTCTTTTTCGATATCCACAGCTATGTCTTCCGGAGTTAATTTTTCCGCAAAAGACCCCTCCATCTCAAGCATTACCCGGGGAAAATCTTTTGAAAGGCCCTTTCCTGTGGCATTTGGGGAATATTGGGTTACCATAATTCCCCTATATTTAAGCTCAAGCCCAAGCGCCTCGCACAACCCAACCAAAGCATGCTTTGCCGTAAGATATGGGCCCAGACGCGGCATGGAATGGTTCGTAATTGCCGAACCTAATACAAAAATTCGGCGCAATGGGTGCTTGTGGGCAAGCAAGGCCTGCGCGACATGCCACAATCCTTTTACCTGTGTCTGCCAGTGCGCCTCATAATCCTCCCAACTCTCTTGAGAAAACTTTTTAAACTCAATCGGAGCGGCAACCGAGTATACGACATTATTAACCGGATCGCAGTCCGACAATACTGAATCAACGGCATCTGGGTCGGTTACATCAAGCGTCATAACCGATCCAACAATGCCTTTTGGCGGGCGGTACTCCCCTACCCCTGAATGTGTAAGCACCAAACTATGGCCTGTCTTAAAAAGGCGCTCACTGATAACTTTCCCAAAGGAGCTGGACGC
This sequence is a window from Parcubacteria group bacterium. Protein-coding genes within it:
- a CDS encoding SDR family oxidoreductase, with translation MADNSIQTTLIIGASSSFGKVISERLFKTGHSLVLTHSGVGEYRPPKGIVGSVMTLDVTDPDAVDSVLSDCDPVNNVVYSVAAPIEFKKFSQESWEDYEAHWQTQVKGLWHVAQALLAHKHPLRRIFVLGSAITNHSMPRLGPYLTAKHALVGLCEALGLELKYRGIMVTQYSPNATGKGLSKDFPRVMLEMEGSFAEKLTPEDIAVDIEKECRQ
- a CDS encoding helix-turn-helix domain-containing protein is translated as MVQEIKENAVYTTQEAQDLLKISESTVKRLLKRGILRANKVGGQYRIMGKEILRLISPELERKSEDIYMKIKKRAVDVINKWPQ
- a CDS encoding glycosyltransferase family 4 protein, which codes for MRLLYITNSRMPTEKAHGLQIAKTIEALVRAGCTVRLLIPSRKNHIKTNIADFYNIQDGLMSIARVPDVVRLLQYVSESLYFPLQRVWFALVAFFCGLFWRGTVYSRDITASFLLALAGKQIVYEDHQPKSRFKELYEFFLKRIPKKVVVARGLVDEYRAMDIPEASYVCAPNGVDIAEFDAVSRDASLWNREFGIKPGMPVALYVGHFYSWKGVYTIVDAAKDIRAAVVLIGGTKEDYAKVAQYVKECSISNTYLRSFTPHKEVIRFIKSADVLLLPNTAHEERSQKYTTPIKLFEYMASGVPIVASSIASFTPYLAHNKNALLCEPDSPDDLARSVNRVMRNPDQIKHLPRAARESVKQYTWDSRARMIMDFI